Proteins encoded together in one Micromonospora auratinigra window:
- a CDS encoding ankyrin repeat domain-containing protein, which produces MRGRRAHDREVRRLSLLSPPGMVAAVGERRAAGDWRGACAAALVDVHVDLAEVGRRWGRAEAERIRAELRGFAPDLLRRFLPRSDSLALLPRRQVALSRSAVPFPDRPGGTAVLALSLPTGPQAPQRLGLRVVDATEVGARWHDLPDWCWHVDAVANRRWAYGASENRLPWHHPDGRPYGPDEVTPGQPMDRAAEAERLIGLCDGDDLLAAFRAAGFAVDTTPPRYGTFSADAVVERLSWLAPTLPLLAAETLRLAHRYDRPWLRTTVPLFGVRVGRDGSLALRAGASGGAREVPWVGLPAPVDVALLRSGALSADDLHPLVHEALFPGRVPGPPAPPPQLPDEFRVRCGGDWHLLRIRGAHLVATRHDEAEIARELLLARLGGPIGGCAGAVRAWRTGAKPVPKEIRRHRAHLLTRVFHGDTDSVLALVGAGLDPDLRDPTGGTLLHSLSHLDHARALPVLLAAGLDVHATDGEGRTPLQRASAAGAPEVVAALVDAGAHG; this is translated from the coding sequence GTGCGGGGCCGACGGGCACACGACAGGGAGGTACGCCGGCTGTCGCTGCTGTCGCCGCCGGGCATGGTGGCGGCGGTGGGCGAACGGCGGGCGGCCGGCGACTGGCGGGGCGCCTGCGCGGCGGCCCTGGTGGACGTGCACGTGGACCTGGCCGAGGTGGGCCGCCGTTGGGGTCGGGCCGAGGCCGAGCGGATCCGGGCGGAGCTGCGGGGTTTCGCCCCGGACCTGCTGCGCCGGTTCCTGCCCCGGTCGGACTCGCTGGCGCTGCTGCCCCGGCGACAGGTCGCGCTGTCCCGGTCGGCCGTCCCGTTCCCGGACCGCCCGGGCGGCACCGCCGTGCTGGCGCTGTCCCTGCCGACCGGCCCGCAGGCGCCGCAACGCCTCGGGCTGCGGGTGGTCGACGCCACCGAGGTCGGCGCGCGGTGGCACGACCTGCCCGACTGGTGCTGGCACGTCGACGCGGTCGCCAACCGCCGCTGGGCGTACGGCGCGTCGGAGAACCGCCTGCCCTGGCACCACCCGGACGGCCGGCCGTACGGGCCGGACGAGGTGACACCCGGGCAGCCGATGGACCGGGCGGCCGAGGCGGAGCGGCTGATCGGGCTGTGCGACGGCGATGACCTGCTGGCGGCCTTCCGGGCGGCCGGCTTCGCCGTCGACACCACTCCACCCCGCTACGGCACGTTCAGCGCCGACGCGGTCGTCGAGCGCCTGTCCTGGCTGGCGCCGACGCTGCCGCTGCTGGCCGCCGAGACGCTCCGGCTGGCCCACCGGTACGACCGCCCGTGGCTGCGGACCACGGTGCCGCTGTTCGGGGTGCGGGTCGGCCGTGACGGCTCGCTGGCGCTGCGCGCCGGCGCGTCCGGCGGCGCGCGGGAGGTGCCGTGGGTCGGGCTGCCCGCGCCGGTGGACGTGGCCCTGCTGCGCTCCGGCGCGCTGAGCGCCGACGACCTGCACCCGCTGGTGCACGAAGCGCTGTTCCCGGGGCGGGTGCCGGGCCCGCCGGCGCCGCCGCCGCAGCTCCCGGACGAGTTCCGGGTCCGCTGCGGCGGCGACTGGCACCTGCTGCGGATCCGCGGCGCCCACCTGGTGGCCACCCGGCACGACGAGGCGGAGATCGCGCGGGAGTTGCTGCTGGCCCGCCTCGGCGGGCCGATCGGCGGCTGCGCGGGCGCGGTACGCGCCTGGCGGACCGGCGCCAAGCCGGTGCCGAAGGAGATCCGCCGGCACCGGGCGCACCTGCTGACCCGGGTCTTCCACGGCGACACCGACTCGGTGCTCGCGCTGGTGGGCGCCGGCCTGGACCCGGACCTGCGCGACCCGACGGGCGGCACCCTGCTGCACTCGCTGTCGCATCTGGACCACGCCCGCGCCCTGCCGGTGCTGCTGGCCGCCGGCCTGGACGTGCACGCCACCGACGGCGAGGGCCGGACGCCGCTGCAACGGGCCAGCGCGGCCGGCGCCCCGGAGGTGGTGGCGGCGCTGGTCGACGCGGGCGCCCACGGGTGA
- a CDS encoding VOC family protein translates to MANVWSGVTIDCIDPERVARFWSALLDRAPGESEEGWVYLGERGDPQPRLVFQPVPEPSTGKVRVHLDISVDDLDEAMRTVVALGGRPTGERHDYDDGIVVVMADPEDHEFCLVQYHR, encoded by the coding sequence ATGGCGAACGTCTGGTCCGGTGTGACCATCGACTGCATCGACCCCGAGCGGGTGGCCCGGTTCTGGAGTGCCCTGCTCGACCGTGCGCCCGGCGAGTCCGAGGAGGGCTGGGTCTACCTCGGCGAGCGAGGGGATCCGCAACCCCGACTGGTGTTCCAGCCGGTGCCGGAGCCGTCGACCGGCAAGGTCCGGGTCCACCTCGACATCTCCGTCGACGACCTGGACGAGGCGATGCGGACGGTCGTCGCTCTCGGCGGCCGGCCCACCGGCGAGCGCCACGACTACGACGACGGGATCGTCGTGGTGATGGCCGACCCGGAGGACCACGAGTTCTGCCTCGTCCAGTACCACCGGTGA
- a CDS encoding HD domain-containing protein: MTSVALHRALTAPADPPLRPLPAQVAELLVRVQAPPRLAAHLRAVHEVAAQLVDALAQRFPQLTVDRAAVLFGAATHDIGKVVHPEELGGPGSAHEPAGRELLLRHGVPASLARFAATHADWRSAGIGVDDLLVSVADKVWKGKRVRDLEDLVVDRLAAATGGERWAVFLELDDVLDRLAADADHRLAFQAIHPVRVD; this comes from the coding sequence GTGACCTCCGTCGCGCTGCACCGCGCCCTCACCGCTCCCGCCGACCCGCCGCTGCGTCCGCTGCCCGCGCAGGTCGCCGAGTTGCTGGTGAGGGTGCAGGCCCCGCCCCGGCTGGCCGCGCACCTGCGGGCGGTGCACGAGGTGGCCGCCCAGCTCGTCGACGCGCTGGCGCAGCGTTTCCCGCAGCTCACGGTCGACCGGGCGGCGGTGCTGTTCGGCGCGGCCACCCACGACATCGGCAAGGTGGTCCACCCGGAGGAACTCGGCGGGCCCGGATCGGCGCACGAGCCCGCCGGACGCGAGCTGCTGCTGCGGCACGGCGTACCGGCGTCGCTGGCCCGCTTCGCGGCCACCCACGCCGACTGGCGTTCCGCCGGGATCGGCGTCGACGATCTCCTGGTCAGCGTGGCCGACAAGGTGTGGAAGGGCAAGCGGGTCCGCGACCTGGAAGACCTCGTGGTGGACCGGCTGGCCGCCGCCACGGGCGGTGAGCGGTGGGCGGTCTTCCTGGAGCTGGACGACGTCCTCGACCGGCTCGCCGCCGACGCGGACCACCGGCTCGCCTTCCAGGCGATCCATCCGGTACGCGTCGACTGA
- a CDS encoding methyltransferase domain-containing protein: protein MAEPPIGVPSRSAQAHGRRANRRSYHDPAQVNGYVDDPYHRVRRAVAARLVIDGVRGAGPVLELGCGPRSMLDPAALPGTLVLADLAEAALAEARRAVAGRARAVCLDVTRGLPFRAGSFAGLVTGELIEHVYDPLALLRECHRVLAPGGLLVLTTPNLATVQDRLAFLAGRAPRQVDPLHPYLWLHIRPFTASLLRRVLRRAGFAPLALRSNHVGWRLPGGRWVTSRLLARVAPGLGGTLICAARRLPGPPSPGGTGHRNSP from the coding sequence ATGGCCGAGCCGCCGATCGGGGTCCCGTCGCGCAGCGCGCAGGCCCACGGCCGCCGCGCCAACCGGCGCAGCTACCACGACCCGGCGCAGGTCAACGGGTACGTCGACGACCCGTACCACCGGGTCCGCCGGGCGGTCGCGGCCCGGCTGGTCATCGACGGCGTCCGGGGTGCGGGCCCGGTGCTGGAGCTGGGCTGCGGTCCGCGCAGCATGCTCGACCCGGCGGCGCTGCCCGGCACGCTGGTGCTGGCCGACCTGGCCGAGGCCGCGCTGGCCGAGGCCCGCCGGGCCGTCGCCGGGCGGGCCCGTGCGGTCTGCCTGGACGTCACCCGGGGGCTGCCGTTCCGGGCCGGCAGCTTCGCCGGTCTGGTCACCGGGGAGCTCATCGAGCACGTGTACGACCCGTTGGCGCTGCTGCGGGAGTGCCACCGGGTGCTGGCGCCGGGCGGTCTGCTGGTGCTCACCACCCCGAACCTGGCGACCGTGCAGGACCGGCTGGCCTTCCTGGCCGGGCGGGCGCCGCGGCAGGTCGACCCGCTGCACCCGTACCTGTGGCTGCACATCCGCCCGTTCACCGCGTCGCTGCTGCGCAGGGTGCTGCGCCGGGCCGGCTTCGCGCCGCTGGCGCTGCGCTCCAACCACGTCGGCTGGCGGCTGCCGGGCGGCCGGTGGGTGACGTCCCGGCTGCTCGCCCGGGTCGCGCCGGGGCTGGGCGGCACCCTGATCTGCGCCGCCCGGCGGCTGCCCGGGCCGCCGTCACCGGGCGGGACGGGGCACCGGAACAGTCCGTGA
- a CDS encoding glycoside hydrolase family 15 protein, whose protein sequence is MESYPTVESHGLIGDLQTAALVTRDGTLDWFCAPRFDSPSVFGGLLDRQKGGYFQISPCGVDYVSKQLYLPGTPILITRFLSTDGVGEVVDFMPVAGEVATDRHCLVRMIRVVRGSMRFRMDCQPRFDYGRASHTVDFTLEGTVFRSDDLVLTVNPVRREGMLLDARDVAYDEHGGVTATGVLRAGDTGGVVLHTAAPRSPVPPRVIRPAEVTEMYERTRDFWRRWLDCSRYSGRWREMVERSAMTLKLMTYAPTGGLIAAPTAGLPEQLGGERNWDYRYTWVRDASFSVHALLGLGFTAEARGYLDWLTERFREADEDGDPMQIMYRVDGSRDLTEETLPHLEGYRGSGPVRIGNGAATQLQLDIYGEVLNCLHLADAEGLHSSYKGWRHVTRVLDWLCDRWDQPEDGIWETRGGRQDFTYGRLMSWVAFDRGIRLAARQGRPADTARWTAARDAAYQQVMTRGFHPGRQAFVQHYATDVLDASLLAMPAVGFLAPTDPMWRSTLRAMDAELVSDSLVYRYDPAASPDGLPGQEGTFTMCTFWYVEALAQAGRLDEARLTFEKMLTYSSHLGLFSEEIASSGEQVGNFPQAFSHLSLISTAAVLDRLLDQR, encoded by the coding sequence GTGGAGTCGTACCCGACGGTGGAGAGCCACGGCCTGATCGGTGACCTGCAGACGGCGGCCCTGGTGACGCGGGACGGGACGCTGGACTGGTTCTGCGCCCCCCGCTTCGACTCGCCGAGCGTCTTCGGCGGCCTGCTGGACCGGCAGAAGGGCGGTTACTTCCAGATATCGCCCTGCGGGGTCGACTACGTCAGCAAGCAGCTCTATCTGCCCGGTACGCCCATTCTGATCACCCGGTTCCTCAGCACCGACGGGGTCGGCGAGGTGGTCGACTTCATGCCGGTGGCCGGGGAGGTGGCGACCGACCGGCACTGCCTGGTGCGGATGATCCGGGTGGTCCGGGGCAGCATGCGCTTCCGGATGGACTGCCAGCCCCGCTTCGACTACGGCCGCGCGTCGCACACCGTCGACTTCACCCTCGAGGGCACCGTGTTCCGCAGCGACGACCTCGTCCTCACCGTCAACCCGGTCCGCCGGGAGGGGATGCTGCTCGACGCGCGCGACGTGGCGTACGACGAGCACGGCGGGGTCACCGCGACGGGGGTGCTGCGCGCGGGCGACACCGGCGGGGTGGTGCTGCACACCGCGGCACCCCGGTCACCCGTGCCGCCCCGGGTGATCCGCCCGGCCGAGGTGACCGAGATGTACGAGCGGACCCGGGACTTCTGGCGGCGCTGGCTCGACTGCTCCCGCTACAGCGGGCGGTGGCGGGAGATGGTGGAACGCTCGGCGATGACGTTGAAGCTGATGACGTACGCGCCGACCGGCGGCCTGATCGCCGCCCCCACCGCCGGCCTGCCCGAGCAGCTCGGCGGGGAACGCAACTGGGACTACCGCTACACCTGGGTGCGGGACGCGTCGTTCTCGGTGCACGCCCTGCTCGGTCTCGGCTTCACCGCCGAGGCGCGTGGCTACCTCGACTGGCTCACCGAGCGGTTCCGGGAGGCCGACGAGGACGGTGACCCGATGCAGATCATGTACCGGGTGGACGGCTCCCGGGACCTGACCGAGGAGACGCTGCCGCACCTGGAGGGCTACCGGGGCTCGGGACCGGTCCGTATCGGCAACGGCGCGGCGACCCAGCTCCAGCTCGACATCTACGGCGAGGTGCTGAACTGCCTGCACCTGGCCGACGCCGAGGGCCTGCACAGCTCGTACAAGGGATGGCGGCACGTCACCCGGGTGCTGGACTGGCTCTGCGACCGGTGGGACCAACCGGAGGACGGCATCTGGGAGACCCGGGGCGGCCGGCAGGACTTCACCTACGGCCGGCTGATGTCCTGGGTGGCGTTCGACCGGGGCATCCGGCTCGCGGCCCGGCAGGGCCGGCCGGCGGACACCGCCCGGTGGACGGCGGCCCGGGACGCGGCGTACCAGCAGGTCATGACGCGCGGGTTCCATCCCGGACGACAGGCGTTCGTGCAGCACTACGCCACCGACGTGCTGGACGCCTCGCTGCTGGCCATGCCGGCGGTCGGCTTCCTGGCCCCGACCGACCCGATGTGGCGGTCCACGTTGCGGGCGATGGACGCGGAGCTGGTCTCCGACAGCCTGGTCTACCGCTACGACCCGGCCGCGTCGCCGGACGGGCTGCCGGGCCAGGAGGGCACCTTCACCATGTGCACCTTCTGGTACGTCGAGGCGCTGGCCCAGGCGGGCCGCCTCGACGAGGCCCGGCTCACCTTCGAGAAGATGCTCACCTACAGCAGCCATCTCGGTCTCTTCTCCGAGGAGATCGCGTCCAGCGGTGAGCAGGTCGGCAACTTCCCGCAGGCGTTCAGCCACCTGTCGCTGATCAGCACCGCCGCCGTCCTGGACCGGCTGCTCGACCAGCGCTGA
- a CDS encoding inositol monophosphatase family protein — protein sequence MDVEPSSDAPDLRDAHRFAVETARRAGRLLRRGARGDLHARAKNATGDLVTDLDLAAEQLIVDRIRARWPGHGVIAEEGGEYTADRSWAWLVDPLDGTNNVAIGLPAYVVGIALCDRGSPVLGVVHDPVAGRTWSAVRGRGAFVHAAGPAGRPLRAPRRPVPAAPVLAWTQGHEVRRDDSTARALKVVLDSTARRVLQLWAPLLSWVMLARGDIDGIVGYRPEAVDLPAGMLLAAEAGMVVRALDGGCYDDRYGCPAERRSFVAAPPETIDRLVKLVTAAQWIEPEVRRLTPVSLSSVGW from the coding sequence ATGGACGTGGAGCCGAGCAGCGACGCACCCGACCTGCGGGATGCGCACCGGTTCGCGGTGGAGACGGCCCGCCGGGCCGGCCGCCTGCTGCGCCGGGGCGCGCGGGGTGACCTGCACGCCCGGGCGAAGAACGCCACCGGGGACCTGGTCACCGACCTGGACCTGGCCGCCGAGCAGCTGATCGTCGACCGGATCCGGGCCCGCTGGCCCGGGCACGGGGTGATCGCCGAGGAGGGCGGCGAGTACACCGCCGACCGGTCCTGGGCGTGGCTGGTCGACCCGCTCGACGGCACCAACAACGTGGCGATCGGGCTGCCCGCGTACGTGGTCGGGATCGCGCTCTGCGACCGGGGCTCGCCGGTCCTCGGGGTGGTGCACGACCCGGTCGCCGGGCGCACCTGGTCGGCCGTGCGCGGTCGGGGGGCCTTCGTGCACGCCGCCGGCCCGGCCGGCCGCCCGCTGCGCGCGCCGCGCCGGCCCGTCCCGGCCGCGCCGGTGCTGGCCTGGACCCAGGGCCACGAGGTACGCCGGGACGACAGCACCGCCCGCGCGTTGAAGGTGGTGCTCGACTCCACCGCCCGGCGGGTGCTGCAACTGTGGGCGCCGCTGCTGTCCTGGGTGATGCTGGCCCGTGGCGACATCGACGGCATCGTGGGCTACCGCCCGGAGGCGGTGGACCTGCCGGCCGGGATGCTGCTGGCCGCCGAGGCCGGGATGGTGGTCCGGGCGCTGGACGGCGGCTGCTACGACGACCGATACGGCTGCCCCGCCGAGCGGCGCAGCTTCGTCGCGGCCCCGCCGGAGACCATCGACCGGCTGGTCAAGCTGGTCACCGCGGCGCAGTGGATCGAGCCCGAGGTCCGCCGGCTCACCCCGGTCAGCCTGAGCTCCGTCGGCTGGTGA